A DNA window from Coffea arabica cultivar ET-39 chromosome 6c, Coffea Arabica ET-39 HiFi, whole genome shotgun sequence contains the following coding sequences:
- the LOC113694709 gene encoding uncharacterized protein: MESDGMAAGGGMYSNMGSGMLGLEISLHHQLPQGQTTQNPHHMQPQPPQQQLQPPPPPSHHPMVVFGHHEADQPHHPQHAQLSSKQAYPFSAKAKNQALAPSDDDEPGLGTENSADIDGMRKIPPWQRMKWTDNMVRLLIMVVFYIGDEVGSEGNDPAGKKKGAGGVLQKKGKWKSVSRAMMERGFFVSPQQCEDKFNDLNKRYKRVNDILGKGTACRVVENQSLLDTMDHLSAKMKEEVKKLLSSKHLFFREMCAYHNSCGHGGTGGASSSGAAQQSTEVGGVEPSSQMQQQQRCLHTSENASTPPNLARCEVEGSKTTKGRSFEEDNDEDDDDDDDDEEYEDDVVEGGGSGCEHGHPEEDDDTPDERCARKRRRKGIFLSPLVQQMSTELVKVLQDESKNSAEKRQWIKNRLLQLEERHVGFQSEAFELEKQRLKWVKFSSKKEREMERDKLSNDRLRLENERMMLLIRQKELELLDVYQQQQHQSSRKSDPSSITG; this comes from the coding sequence ATGGAATCTGATGGTATGGCTGCCGGTGGAGGAATGTATTCAAATATGGGTTCAGGAATGCTAGGGCTGGAAATATCACTGCACCACCAATTACCCCAGGGGCAAACCACACAGAACCCACACCACATGCAGCCACAACCACCACAACAGCAGCTTCAACCACCACCACCGCCATCACACCACCCAATGGTTGTCTTTGGCCATCACGAGGCCGACCAGCCCCACCACCCCCAACACGCTCAGCTTTCTTCAAAACAAGCCTACCCTTTTTCTGCTAAGGCCAAGAACCAAGCTTTAGCACCCAGTGATGATGATGAGCCTGGGCTTGGCACTGAAAACAGTGCTGATATTGATGGGATGAGAAAAATACCTCCTTGGCAGAGAATGAAGTGGACTGATAATATGGTGAGGTTGTTGATAATGGTGGTATTTTACATCGGTGATGAGGTTGGCTCTGAAGGAAATGATCCTGCTGGGAAAAAGAAGGGGGCCGGCGGTGTTCTGCAGAAGAAGGGAAAGTGGAAATCAGTGTCAAGGGCGATGATGGAGAGAGGGTTCTTTGTGTCTCCACAGCAGTGTGAGGATAAGTTCAATGATTTGAATAAGAGGTACAAGAGGGTAAATGATATTCTTGGAAAGGGGACTGCTTGCAGAGTTGTGGAGAATCAGAGTTTGCTTGATACGATGGACCATTTGTCGGCCAAAATGAAGGAAGAAGTGAAGAAATTGTTGAGCTCTAAGCACTTGTTCTTCAGAGAAATGTGTGCTTATCATAATAGTTGTGGTCACGGTGGTACTGGCGGTGCTAGCAGCAGTGGAGCTGCTCAGCAGTCGACTGAGGTCGGAGGAGTAGAGCCATCATCACAGATGCAGCAGCAGCAAAGGTGTTTGCATACATCAGAAAATGCCTCGACTCCACCTAATCTAGCCAGGTGTGAGGTGGAGGGATCGAAAACCACTAAAGGGCGGAGTTTTGAAGAAGATAATGATGAGGATGACGACGATGACGACGACGATGAGGAGTATGAGGATGATGTAGTTGAAGGTGGAGGAAGCGGTTGTGAGCACGGCCATCCCGAAGAAGATGATGACACCCCTGATGAAAGATGCGCGAGGAAGAGGCGGCGAAAAGGCATTTTTCTTTCCCCCTTGGTTCAGCAAATGAGCACTGAATTAGTGAAAGTGCTGCAAGATGAAAGCAAGAATTCGGCAGAGAAAAGGCAGTGGATAAAAAATCGGCTGTTGCAATTGGAGGAGAGGCATGTGGGATTCCAAAGCGAAGCCTTTGAGCTTGAGAAGCAGAGATTAAAATGGGTGAAATTCAGTAGCAAGAAGGAAAGGGAAATGGAAAGGGACAAGCTTAGCAATGACAGATTAAGGTTAGAGAATGAAAGAATGATGCTTCTAATCCGACAGAAGGAGCTTGAGTTGCTTGATGTTTACCAGCAGCAGCAGCATCAATCGTCAAGGAAGAGCGACCCTTCATCCATTACAGGATGA